One Aegilops tauschii subsp. strangulata cultivar AL8/78 chromosome 7, Aet v6.0, whole genome shotgun sequence genomic window carries:
- the LOC109761690 gene encoding exosome complex component RRP4 homolog gives MRDLHLPLNQTQRVRLEAALHELQTLAPAAASAAAVTVADNIPVNHEDNILKGHGTTDQDGEVVATLCGVVERVNKLVYVRTLRARYKPEVGDIIVGRVIEIAPKRWRLEINFSQDAVLMLSSMNLPDGIQRRRTAVDELNMRSIFEENDVVCAEVRGFQHDGSLHLQARSQKYGKLQRGQLLTVPAYLVKRRKLHFHHLEQYDVDLILGCNGFIWVGEHVVVREIADLKEDEQKLSAEAETFTPIETRRHICRLANAARLLSALGFTLTVELIIQTAEASVSSNVEINDMLGAEFYVQTAEGEAKRRGDLLGKKR, from the exons ATGAGAGACCTCCACCTCCCGCTGAACCAGACCCAGAGGGTCCGCCTCGAGGCCGCGCTCCACGAGCTCCAGACCCTTGCCCCCGCggccgcgtccgccgccgccgtcaccgtCGCGGACAACATCCCCGTCAACCACGAGGACAACATCCTCAA AGGGCATGGTACGACGGATCAGGATGGGGAGGTGGTGGCGACGCTGTGCGGCGTGGTGGAGCGGGTCAACAAGCTCGTCTACGTGAGGACGCTCCGGGCTAG GTATAAGCCAGAGGTTGGTGATATCATAGTTGGCCGTGTCATCGAG attgcTCCAAAGCGCTGGCGGTTGGAGATAAACTTTAGCCAAGATGCTGTTTTAATGCTTTCTTCAATGAATTTGCCTGATGGAATTCAG AGAAGAAGAACTGCGGTTGATGAGCTTAATATGCGGAGTATATTTGAAGAAAATGATGTCGTCTGC GCTGAAGTTCGTGGTTTCCAACATGATGGATCTCTTCATCTACAAGCAAGGAGTCAAAAATATGGAAAG CTTCAGAGAGGTCAATTGCTCACGGTGCCTGCGTATCTGGTAAAACGCCGGAAGCTGCATTTCCATCATCTAGAGCAGTATGACGTCGACCTGATCCTTGGCTGCAACGGTTTCATCTGGGTCGGTGAGCACGTCGTGGTGCGTGAAATTGCTGATTTGAAGGAAGACGAACAGAAGCTGAGCGCCGAAGCGGAGACTTTTACCCCAATAGAAACAAGGAGACACATTTGCCGTCTTGCCAATGCTGCACGCTTGCTTTCAGCCCTAGGATTCACTCTGACTGTTGAGCTGATAATTCAGACTGCGGAAGCGAGCGTATCATCAAATGTCGAGATAAACGACATGCTCGGGGCTGAATTCTATGTCCAGACGGCGGAGGGAGAGGCTAAGCGTCGAGGTGACCTCCTGGGAAAGAAGAGGTAA